Proteins from one Neodiprion fabricii isolate iyNeoFabr1 chromosome 5, iyNeoFabr1.1, whole genome shotgun sequence genomic window:
- the LOC124183272 gene encoding putative Dol-P-Glc:Glc(2)Man(9)GlcNAc(2)-PP-Dol alpha-1,2-glucosyltransferase isoform X2, producing MAVVLFAPLKLCNTIVLRGINLIGTFANFFVVYQILKSSIERRQYGAKQKSHDQRQQWTILIASLNIAILPPLYFLLFLYYTDVISTNLVLLMYLFYIKRRFKTSAFAGVLAVLFRQTNIVWVAWICLELGMDILEKKNPNRIHKSFKNTPAYVKLLWDNAKEEILGGRFTNLAAEIFGVLLPYLLIGLSFAIFILWNKGIVLGDRSAHVATFHVPQIFYCSVFFAFFAWPYFISHVIDFLRFAKARWGFTTLALLLVGIIVRYNTLVHPYLLADNRHYTFYVWNKTIGRYYLARYLFVPIYGFCLFATWRALRHLRFLSQIGYFIATFIVLVPQLLLEPRYFFIPYIIYRINSIDSVKPWQLFAESLTTLLVNAFQFYVFSTKVFYWDDDEYPQRISW from the exons ATGGCCGTCGTACTTTTCGCACCACTCAAACTTTGCAACACTATCGTTTTGCGGGGGATCAACTTGATCGGGACGTTCGCAAATTTCTTCGTTGTGTATCAAATACTAAAGTCAAGTATTGAACGGCGGCAATATGGCGCTAAACAAAAATCACACGATCAGAGACAACAATGGACGATCCTCATAGCCAGCTTAAACATCGCTATTTTACCACCCCTGTacttccttctttttctttattacacCGATGTCATTTCCACCAATTTGGTGCTCCTCATGTACCTGTTTTACATAAAACGACGATTCAAAACATCCGCTTTTGCGG GTGTCTTGGCCGTACTCTTCAGACAGACAAATATCGTCTGGGTTGCGTGGATCTGTCTCGAACTCGGAATGGACAtactggagaaaaaaaatccgaacCGAATCCACAAAAGCTTCAAAAACACTCCAGCATACGTCAAG CTTCTCTGGGATAATGCAAAGGAAGAAATTCTGGGTGGAAGATTTACCAATTTGGCGGCAGAAATATTCGGTGTACTGTTGCCGTACCTTCTAATCGGTTTATCCTTCGCGATTTTCATTCTCTGGAACAAAGGCATAGTCCTTGGGGACCGCAGCGCCCATGTAGCCACATTTCACGTGCCTCAAATCTTCTACTGTTCGGTGTTCTTCGCCTTTTTCGCCTGGCCATACTTCATCAGTCACGTAATAGACTTCTTGAGATTCGCGAAGGCTCGTTGGGGCTTCACCACTCTTGCCTTGCTTCTAGTCGGGATAATTGTCCGCTACAACACCCTGGTGCATCCCTACCTCCTCGCCGACAACAGGCATTACACCTTTTACGTTTGGAACAAAACTATCGGACGATATTATTTGGCCAGGTATCTCTTCGTCCCGATTTACGGGTTCTGTCTTTTCGCCACTTGGCGGGCTCTTCGTCATCTCCGATTTCTCTCCCAGATCGGCTACTTTATCGCAACGTTCATAGTGCTCGTTCCCCAGCTCCTGCTGGAGCCCAGATACTTCTTCATTCCCTACATCATATATCGTATCAATTCTATCGACAGTGTTAAACCGTGGCAATTGTTCGCCGAGTCATTGACGACCCTACTAGTCAATGCTTTTCAGTTCTACGTATTTTCGACCAAAGTATTTTACTGGGACGACGACGAGTATCCGCAAAGAATCTCGTGGTAG
- the LOC124183271 gene encoding protein phosphatase 1H isoform X3 — MFNRFKSALLTAVGASELGLEYPPESDSEIGTDFLNSNLVFEVETKPYSRPSFLGLTNEETQVSADHRVRPIIVPRDLSRLPWCAGYAECINAGKSTWNEDQATATRGDLKLVDSNITLPYIMFSMFDGHAGYQVALTARLHLHRIIYEKLASIPGEHLLSAKQGGLVNGRDLVVGAIELAYNQMDQMVELQSQKGGGGCTAITILFLNGILYAAGAGDSRAILVVGEQERALTRDHTPDSESDRVRALGSLRGGELLRGQFTALEFRRRPLERELGSHVIYREPYMTGWAFKTLTHSDLKLPLISGRGKRSRVMGTIGVTRGFGDHGLKAANTGVTIKPFLSSQPEVQSLKLEEYDLSERDCVIIATDGLWDVVSDEEAANILRKTVAPDTPSLEYRYN, encoded by the exons ATGTTCAATAGATTCAAATCTGCGCTTCTCACTGCTGTCGGGGCCAGTGAACTAGGACTCGAGTATCCGCCTGAATCGGACAGTGAAATTGGAACAGATTTTCTCAACTCTAATCTAGTCTTTGAAGTTGAGACTAAACCTTATAGCAGACCAAGTTTCCTGGGTCTTACCAATGAAGAGACACAG gtaAGCGCTGACCATCGAGTGCGACCTATAATTGTCCCGAGAGATTTGAGTCGGTTGCCTTGGTGCGCAGGCTATGCAGAGTGCATTAATGCTGGTAAGAGTACCTGGAATGAGGATCAAGCAACTGCGACCCGTGGGGATTTAAAGTTGGTCGATTCGAACATCACGCTGCCCTACATAATGTTTTCAATGTTTGATGGTCATGCTGGATACCAAGTAGCCTTAACGGCAAGGCTACATCTCCACAGGATAATTTAT gaaAAGCTCGCTTCCATACCTGGCGAGCATCTACTCAGCGCGAAACAAGGTGGTTTAGTCAATGGCAGAGATCTGGTTGTAGGTGCTATTGAGCTTGCCTACAATCAAATGGATCAAATGGTGGAACTGCAGTCACAGAAAGGAGGCGGCGGTTGCACAGCCATCACGATACTCTTTCTCAATGGCATTTTGTACGCAGCTGGTGCTGGTGATTCCAG AGCAATATTGGTGGTTGGTGAGCAAGAACGTGCGTTGACGCGGGATCATACACCTGATTCAGAGTCGGATCGTGTAAGAGCCTTGGGTTCTTTGAGGGGAGGAGAATTGCTGAGGGGCCAATTTACCGCGCTCGAATTCCGTAGGCGTCCACTAGAGCGGGAACTGGGCTCTCACGTCATTTACAGAGAACCTTACATGACGGGCTGGGCCTTCAAGACACTGACCCACTCAGACCTGAAACTGCCCCTCATTTCTGGACGTGGAAAAAGG AGCAGAGTAATGGGTACTATAGGCGTGACTAGGGGCTTTGGAGACCACGGATTAAAGGCTGCGAACACGGGAGTGACGATAAAACCGTTTTTGTCATCCCAACCTGAAGTGCAATCCCTGAAACTCGAGGAATATGATCTCAGCGAGAGAGATTGCGTAATCATCGCCACTGACGGACTCTGGGACGTCGTTTCAGACGAGGAGGCAGCTAACATTTTGAGGAAGACGGTCGCTCCCGATACTCCGTCGTTGGAATAccggtac AATTAG
- the LOC124183271 gene encoding protein phosphatase 1H isoform X1: protein MFNRFKSALLTAVGASELGLEYPPESDSEIGTDFLNSNLVFEVETKPYSRPSFLGLTNEETQVSADHRVRPIIVPRDLSRLPWCAGYAECINAGKSTWNEDQATATRGDLKLVDSNITLPYIMFSMFDGHAGYQVALTARLHLHRIIYEKLASIPGEHLLSAKQGGLVNGRDLVVGAIELAYNQMDQMVELQSQKGGGGCTAITILFLNGILYAAGAGDSRAILVVGEQERALTRDHTPDSESDRVRALGSLRGGELLRGQFTALEFRRRPLERELGSHVIYREPYMTGWAFKTLTHSDLKLPLISGRGKRSRVMGTIGVTRGFGDHGLKAANTGVTIKPFLSSQPEVQSLKLEEYDLSERDCVIIATDGLWDVVSDEEAANILRKTVAPDTPSLEYRLTMGAQELVQAARGRLVGRVWRGKVENPEDKEMKILPMASVDDISVLVVPLYPYLCEHKQWLKTIQQDQRHALDTMQSSATN, encoded by the exons ATGTTCAATAGATTCAAATCTGCGCTTCTCACTGCTGTCGGGGCCAGTGAACTAGGACTCGAGTATCCGCCTGAATCGGACAGTGAAATTGGAACAGATTTTCTCAACTCTAATCTAGTCTTTGAAGTTGAGACTAAACCTTATAGCAGACCAAGTTTCCTGGGTCTTACCAATGAAGAGACACAG gtaAGCGCTGACCATCGAGTGCGACCTATAATTGTCCCGAGAGATTTGAGTCGGTTGCCTTGGTGCGCAGGCTATGCAGAGTGCATTAATGCTGGTAAGAGTACCTGGAATGAGGATCAAGCAACTGCGACCCGTGGGGATTTAAAGTTGGTCGATTCGAACATCACGCTGCCCTACATAATGTTTTCAATGTTTGATGGTCATGCTGGATACCAAGTAGCCTTAACGGCAAGGCTACATCTCCACAGGATAATTTAT gaaAAGCTCGCTTCCATACCTGGCGAGCATCTACTCAGCGCGAAACAAGGTGGTTTAGTCAATGGCAGAGATCTGGTTGTAGGTGCTATTGAGCTTGCCTACAATCAAATGGATCAAATGGTGGAACTGCAGTCACAGAAAGGAGGCGGCGGTTGCACAGCCATCACGATACTCTTTCTCAATGGCATTTTGTACGCAGCTGGTGCTGGTGATTCCAG AGCAATATTGGTGGTTGGTGAGCAAGAACGTGCGTTGACGCGGGATCATACACCTGATTCAGAGTCGGATCGTGTAAGAGCCTTGGGTTCTTTGAGGGGAGGAGAATTGCTGAGGGGCCAATTTACCGCGCTCGAATTCCGTAGGCGTCCACTAGAGCGGGAACTGGGCTCTCACGTCATTTACAGAGAACCTTACATGACGGGCTGGGCCTTCAAGACACTGACCCACTCAGACCTGAAACTGCCCCTCATTTCTGGACGTGGAAAAAGG AGCAGAGTAATGGGTACTATAGGCGTGACTAGGGGCTTTGGAGACCACGGATTAAAGGCTGCGAACACGGGAGTGACGATAAAACCGTTTTTGTCATCCCAACCTGAAGTGCAATCCCTGAAACTCGAGGAATATGATCTCAGCGAGAGAGATTGCGTAATCATCGCCACTGACGGACTCTGGGACGTCGTTTCAGACGAGGAGGCAGCTAACATTTTGAGGAAGACGGTCGCTCCCGATACTCCGTCGTTGGAATAccg tCTGACTATGGGAGCTCAGGAGCTGGTGCAGGCTGCGCGAGGACGATTGGTGGGCCGCGTGTGgcgagggaaagttgaaaatcccgaagataaagaaatgaaaatattgccGATGGCGTCAGTCGACGATATAAGTGTACTTGTTGTGCCGTTGTATCCTTATCTGTGCGAGCATAAGCAATGGCTGAAGACTATTCAACAAGATCAGAGGCACGCTCTTGACACGATGCAATCCTCCGCCACGAACTAA
- the LOC124183271 gene encoding protein phosphatase 1H isoform X2 — protein MGAVDHQAKRQTSIGCHNLQLDVSADHRVRPIIVPRDLSRLPWCAGYAECINAGKSTWNEDQATATRGDLKLVDSNITLPYIMFSMFDGHAGYQVALTARLHLHRIIYEKLASIPGEHLLSAKQGGLVNGRDLVVGAIELAYNQMDQMVELQSQKGGGGCTAITILFLNGILYAAGAGDSRAILVVGEQERALTRDHTPDSESDRVRALGSLRGGELLRGQFTALEFRRRPLERELGSHVIYREPYMTGWAFKTLTHSDLKLPLISGRGKRSRVMGTIGVTRGFGDHGLKAANTGVTIKPFLSSQPEVQSLKLEEYDLSERDCVIIATDGLWDVVSDEEAANILRKTVAPDTPSLEYRLTMGAQELVQAARGRLVGRVWRGKVENPEDKEMKILPMASVDDISVLVVPLYPYLCEHKQWLKTIQQDQRHALDTMQSSATN, from the exons ATGGGCGCTGTTGACCATCAAGCAAAACGTCAAACTTCAATTGGCTGTCATAACCTGCAGCTAGAT gtaAGCGCTGACCATCGAGTGCGACCTATAATTGTCCCGAGAGATTTGAGTCGGTTGCCTTGGTGCGCAGGCTATGCAGAGTGCATTAATGCTGGTAAGAGTACCTGGAATGAGGATCAAGCAACTGCGACCCGTGGGGATTTAAAGTTGGTCGATTCGAACATCACGCTGCCCTACATAATGTTTTCAATGTTTGATGGTCATGCTGGATACCAAGTAGCCTTAACGGCAAGGCTACATCTCCACAGGATAATTTAT gaaAAGCTCGCTTCCATACCTGGCGAGCATCTACTCAGCGCGAAACAAGGTGGTTTAGTCAATGGCAGAGATCTGGTTGTAGGTGCTATTGAGCTTGCCTACAATCAAATGGATCAAATGGTGGAACTGCAGTCACAGAAAGGAGGCGGCGGTTGCACAGCCATCACGATACTCTTTCTCAATGGCATTTTGTACGCAGCTGGTGCTGGTGATTCCAG AGCAATATTGGTGGTTGGTGAGCAAGAACGTGCGTTGACGCGGGATCATACACCTGATTCAGAGTCGGATCGTGTAAGAGCCTTGGGTTCTTTGAGGGGAGGAGAATTGCTGAGGGGCCAATTTACCGCGCTCGAATTCCGTAGGCGTCCACTAGAGCGGGAACTGGGCTCTCACGTCATTTACAGAGAACCTTACATGACGGGCTGGGCCTTCAAGACACTGACCCACTCAGACCTGAAACTGCCCCTCATTTCTGGACGTGGAAAAAGG AGCAGAGTAATGGGTACTATAGGCGTGACTAGGGGCTTTGGAGACCACGGATTAAAGGCTGCGAACACGGGAGTGACGATAAAACCGTTTTTGTCATCCCAACCTGAAGTGCAATCCCTGAAACTCGAGGAATATGATCTCAGCGAGAGAGATTGCGTAATCATCGCCACTGACGGACTCTGGGACGTCGTTTCAGACGAGGAGGCAGCTAACATTTTGAGGAAGACGGTCGCTCCCGATACTCCGTCGTTGGAATAccg tCTGACTATGGGAGCTCAGGAGCTGGTGCAGGCTGCGCGAGGACGATTGGTGGGCCGCGTGTGgcgagggaaagttgaaaatcccgaagataaagaaatgaaaatattgccGATGGCGTCAGTCGACGATATAAGTGTACTTGTTGTGCCGTTGTATCCTTATCTGTGCGAGCATAAGCAATGGCTGAAGACTATTCAACAAGATCAGAGGCACGCTCTTGACACGATGCAATCCTCCGCCACGAACTAA
- the LOC124183272 gene encoding putative Dol-P-Glc:Glc(2)Man(9)GlcNAc(2)-PP-Dol alpha-1,2-glucosyltransferase isoform X1, translated as MMNFNKSITISTSSHTMLRQLVVLIFVVASIGLFFYLNKVQPHYYIDEIFHVPQTLRFCNRNFFEWDQKITTLPGLYLMAVVLFAPLKLCNTIVLRGINLIGTFANFFVVYQILKSSIERRQYGAKQKSHDQRQQWTILIASLNIAILPPLYFLLFLYYTDVISTNLVLLMYLFYIKRRFKTSAFAGVLAVLFRQTNIVWVAWICLELGMDILEKKNPNRIHKSFKNTPAYVKLLWDNAKEEILGGRFTNLAAEIFGVLLPYLLIGLSFAIFILWNKGIVLGDRSAHVATFHVPQIFYCSVFFAFFAWPYFISHVIDFLRFAKARWGFTTLALLLVGIIVRYNTLVHPYLLADNRHYTFYVWNKTIGRYYLARYLFVPIYGFCLFATWRALRHLRFLSQIGYFIATFIVLVPQLLLEPRYFFIPYIIYRINSIDSVKPWQLFAESLTTLLVNAFQFYVFSTKVFYWDDDEYPQRISW; from the exons atgatgaattttaataaatctatcacAATTTCGACTTCTTCTCACACTATGCTTCGACAGCTGGTTGTCTTGATATTCGTGGTAGCAAGTATCgggctttttttttacctaaatAAAGTGCAGCCGCATTATTACATCGATGAGATTTTCCACGTGCCTCAAACGTTGCGCTTCTgcaacagaaattttttcgag TGGGATCAAAAAATCACCACACTTCCGGGGCTCTATCTGATGGCCGTCGTACTTTTCGCACCACTCAAACTTTGCAACACTATCGTTTTGCGGGGGATCAACTTGATCGGGACGTTCGCAAATTTCTTCGTTGTGTATCAAATACTAAAGTCAAGTATTGAACGGCGGCAATATGGCGCTAAACAAAAATCACACGATCAGAGACAACAATGGACGATCCTCATAGCCAGCTTAAACATCGCTATTTTACCACCCCTGTacttccttctttttctttattacacCGATGTCATTTCCACCAATTTGGTGCTCCTCATGTACCTGTTTTACATAAAACGACGATTCAAAACATCCGCTTTTGCGG GTGTCTTGGCCGTACTCTTCAGACAGACAAATATCGTCTGGGTTGCGTGGATCTGTCTCGAACTCGGAATGGACAtactggagaaaaaaaatccgaacCGAATCCACAAAAGCTTCAAAAACACTCCAGCATACGTCAAG CTTCTCTGGGATAATGCAAAGGAAGAAATTCTGGGTGGAAGATTTACCAATTTGGCGGCAGAAATATTCGGTGTACTGTTGCCGTACCTTCTAATCGGTTTATCCTTCGCGATTTTCATTCTCTGGAACAAAGGCATAGTCCTTGGGGACCGCAGCGCCCATGTAGCCACATTTCACGTGCCTCAAATCTTCTACTGTTCGGTGTTCTTCGCCTTTTTCGCCTGGCCATACTTCATCAGTCACGTAATAGACTTCTTGAGATTCGCGAAGGCTCGTTGGGGCTTCACCACTCTTGCCTTGCTTCTAGTCGGGATAATTGTCCGCTACAACACCCTGGTGCATCCCTACCTCCTCGCCGACAACAGGCATTACACCTTTTACGTTTGGAACAAAACTATCGGACGATATTATTTGGCCAGGTATCTCTTCGTCCCGATTTACGGGTTCTGTCTTTTCGCCACTTGGCGGGCTCTTCGTCATCTCCGATTTCTCTCCCAGATCGGCTACTTTATCGCAACGTTCATAGTGCTCGTTCCCCAGCTCCTGCTGGAGCCCAGATACTTCTTCATTCCCTACATCATATATCGTATCAATTCTATCGACAGTGTTAAACCGTGGCAATTGTTCGCCGAGTCATTGACGACCCTACTAGTCAATGCTTTTCAGTTCTACGTATTTTCGACCAAAGTATTTTACTGGGACGACGACGAGTATCCGCAAAGAATCTCGTGGTAG
- the LOC124183275 gene encoding galactosylgalactosylxylosylprotein 3-beta-glucuronosyltransferase P: MKPALKMGMIALVGICLVFYQYHLSFGIRVDQIPALKFDLNAGQPPDGPDGIPVNSDTYGCSIAHQKLTEEMIRYAVDAVKKSNGLGPEIGVQLTEGILNQLNKLTIGNREKDRLLSQTPAQTTINSVVAAADKFADENPLYVITPTYRRPEQVPELTRMAHTLMLVKNVHWLVIEDAHTPTQQVTDLLQRTGLKYEHLVAPMPEQYKKKNGAKPRGVSNRNRGLQWIRANATSGVFYFADDDNTYDIKLFDEIRTTRKVSMWPVGLCTKFGLSTPIVKNGKFIGFYDGWMAGRKFPVDMAGFAVSVKFLLERPKASMPFRPGYEEDGFLKSLAPFNPSEIELLADNCSQVLAWHTQTKKNEPSAALDKEKYASTNLIKLKQQIV, from the exons ATGAAACCGGCTCTTAAGATGGGCATGATTGCCCTCGTCGGTATCTGCCTCGTGTTTTACCAGTATCACCTGTCCTTCGGGATTCGAGTTGATCAAATTCCcgcattgaaatttgatttgaatgcCGGGCAACCCCCGGATGGTCCTGATGGTATACCGGTAAACAGCGACACCTACGGTTGCAGCATCGCGCACCAGAAGCTCACCGAAGAAATG ATTCGATACGCGGTGGACGCGGTCAAAAAATCGAACGGCCTCGGGCCCGAAATCGGAGTCCAATTGACCGAGGGAATTCTGAATCAGCTGAACAAATTGACGATCGGTAATCGCGAAAAGGACAGGCTGCTGTCCCAAACCCCTGCACAAACCACCATCAACAGCGTCGTGGCAGCCGCAGATAAATTCGCCGATGAAAACCCCCTTTACGTTATCACCCCGACGTATCGTCGTCCGGAACAAGTCCCGGAACTTACGAGAATGGCCCACACTCTGATGCTCGTGAAGAACGTCCACTGGCTCGTCATCGAAGACGCTCATACCCCCACTCAACAAGTCACTGACCTCCTCCAAAGGACTGGACTCAAGTATGAACATCTCGTTG CCCCGATGCCCGAGCAGTACAAAAAGAAGAACGGTGCAAAACCTCGGGGAGTTTCGAACAGGAATCGCGGTCTTCAATGGATTAGAGCAAATGCGACGAGTggagttttttattttgccgACGACGACAATACCTATGACATTAAGCTATTCGACGAG ATCCGCACAACTCGAAAAGTCTCGATGTGGCCAGTTGGCCTTTGCACAAAGTTCGGTCTAAGTACGCCGATAGTGAAGAACGGGAAGTTCATCGGTTTCTACGACGGTTGGATGGCAGGACGGAAATTCCCCGTTGATATGGCAGGTTTTGCAGTTAGCGTCAAGTTTTTGCTTGAGCGACCAAAGGCCAGCATGCCGTTCAGGCCCGGGTACGAGGAGGACGGATTCCTGAAAAGCCTGGCGCCGTTCAACCCGAGCGAAATAGAGCTTCTGGCTGATAACTGCAGCCAAGTTCTCGCCTGGCACACGCAAACCAAGAAGAACGAGCCGAGTGCGGCCCTCGACAAGGAGAAATACGCTTCGACGAATTTGATCAAATTAAAGCAACAAATAGTATGA